In a genomic window of Streptomyces pristinaespiralis:
- a CDS encoding RNA polymerase sigma factor SigF has translation MSASTAPQVPPQNERPDDTAPAARPQRRGADTRALTQVLFGRLKGLQAGTAEHSRVRAALIEANLPLVRYAAARFRSRNEPMEDVVQVGTIGLINAIDRFDPDRGVQFPTFAMPTVVGEIKRYFRDNVRTVHVPRRLHELWVQVNGATEDLTTAHGRSPTTAEIAERLKIGEDEVLACIEAGRSYHATSLEAAQEGDGMPGLLDRLGYEDPALAGVEHRDLVRHLLVQLPEREQRILMLRYYSNLTQSQISQELGVSQMHVSRLLARSFARLRSANRIEA, from the coding sequence GTGTCGGCCAGTACTGCGCCTCAGGTGCCACCTCAGAACGAGAGGCCGGACGACACCGCCCCTGCCGCGAGACCGCAGAGGCGCGGCGCGGACACCCGGGCCCTGACCCAGGTGCTGTTCGGCCGCCTCAAAGGACTCCAGGCGGGGACCGCGGAGCACTCCAGGGTGCGCGCCGCACTCATCGAGGCCAATCTCCCCCTCGTGCGGTACGCCGCCGCCCGCTTCCGCAGTCGCAACGAGCCGATGGAGGACGTCGTCCAGGTCGGCACCATCGGGCTGATCAACGCCATCGACCGGTTCGACCCGGACCGCGGCGTGCAGTTCCCGACCTTCGCGATGCCCACGGTGGTGGGCGAGATCAAGCGGTACTTCCGCGACAACGTGCGGACGGTCCACGTGCCACGGCGTCTTCACGAGCTGTGGGTGCAGGTGAACGGGGCCACCGAGGACCTGACGACCGCCCACGGCCGGTCGCCCACGACCGCCGAGATCGCCGAGCGGCTGAAGATCGGCGAGGACGAGGTACTGGCCTGCATCGAGGCCGGACGCTCGTACCACGCGACGTCGCTGGAGGCCGCCCAGGAGGGCGACGGCATGCCCGGGCTGCTGGACCGGCTCGGCTACGAGGACCCGGCGCTGGCCGGCGTCGAACACCGCGATCTGGTCCGCCATCTCCTCGTCCAGCTGCCGGAGCGGGAACAGCGGATCCTGATGCTCCGCTACTACAGCAACCTGACACAGTCGCAGATCAGTCAGGAGCTCGGCGTCTCCCAGATGCATGTGTCGCGACTGCTGGCGAGAAGTTTCGCTCGACTTCGTTCCGCAAACAGGATCGAAGCGTAG
- the trhA gene encoding PAQR family membrane homeostasis protein TrhA, which yields MERAADIMEPLKPKLRGWLHAGMVPASLIAGVFLILLARTPQAVLACGVYAVTAWLLFGTSAVYHRGTWGPLGEAVLRRLDHANIFLIIAGTCTPLAVLLLAPGQRTVLLWIVWTGALAGVVFRVLWVGAPRWLYTPCYLALGWAPVRYLPDFLHTGGTAVLILIVAGGLLYSAGAVVYALQRPDPSPRWFGYHEVFHALTVTAFAAHYTAICLAAL from the coding sequence GTGGAGCGGGCAGCCGACATCATGGAGCCGCTCAAACCGAAGCTGCGCGGCTGGCTCCACGCGGGGATGGTTCCCGCCTCGCTGATCGCAGGCGTCTTCCTCATCCTTCTGGCCCGCACGCCGCAGGCGGTCCTTGCCTGTGGCGTGTACGCCGTCACCGCCTGGCTGCTGTTCGGAACGAGCGCGGTGTACCACCGCGGCACCTGGGGGCCGCTCGGCGAGGCCGTCCTGCGGCGCCTCGACCACGCCAACATCTTCCTGATCATCGCCGGCACCTGCACTCCCCTGGCCGTACTCCTGCTCGCGCCGGGTCAGCGGACGGTCCTGCTGTGGATCGTATGGACGGGCGCGCTGGCCGGCGTCGTCTTCCGCGTGCTGTGGGTCGGGGCTCCCCGTTGGCTGTACACGCCCTGCTACCTGGCCCTGGGCTGGGCACCGGTGCGCTACCTGCCCGACTTCCTGCACACCGGCGGGACAGCCGTACTGATATTGATCGTGGCCGGCGGTCTTCTCTACAGCGCCGGCGCAGTCGTCTACGCCCTGCAGCGCCCAGACCCCTCACCCCGCTGGTTCGGGTACCACGAGGTCTTCCACGCACTCACTGTGACGGCCTTCGCGGCGCACTACACCGCCATCTGCCTCGCCGCCCTCTGA
- a CDS encoding RNA polymerase sigma factor encodes MSADPGRVEGLLRLHAPQVLGALVRRYGHFDLAEDAVQEALLAAAQQWPGSGVPENPRGWLIRVASRRLTDLLRSEEARHRREETAGRLAPRDAFTAPPPGESRAPADDDTLTLLFLCCHPGLAPAAQIALTLRAVGGLTTAEIARAHLVPEATMAQRISRAKQRIRGLPFRQPGAADRDARLAAVLQVLYLIFNEGYTATSGRHLHRADLAAEAIRLARAVRRLLPEEGAVTGLLALMLLTDARSAARTGPHGELIPLDEQDRTRWDRAAIAEGTRLVEEALTQGPAGPYQLQAAIAALHDEAPSAAGTDWPQILALYDVLVARAPEPMAELGRAVATAMVHGPRAGLTEVARLEEGLSGNHRLESVRAHLLEKAGDLEAARAAYRSAAAMTLSIPEARYLRARADRLSP; translated from the coding sequence ATGTCTGCTGATCCCGGCCGGGTCGAGGGCCTGCTGCGCCTGCACGCGCCGCAGGTCCTCGGCGCGCTGGTGCGCCGGTACGGCCACTTCGACCTGGCGGAGGACGCCGTTCAGGAGGCGCTGCTGGCGGCGGCGCAGCAGTGGCCGGGGAGCGGCGTCCCGGAGAACCCGCGCGGCTGGCTGATCAGGGTCGCCTCCCGTCGCCTGACGGACCTGCTGCGCAGCGAGGAGGCTCGGCACCGGCGCGAGGAGACGGCCGGCCGGCTCGCCCCGCGGGACGCCTTCACGGCACCGCCGCCCGGTGAGTCCCGCGCACCCGCCGACGACGACACCCTCACGCTGCTGTTCCTGTGCTGCCACCCTGGGCTGGCCCCGGCGGCGCAGATCGCGCTCACCCTGCGGGCCGTCGGTGGTCTGACGACCGCCGAGATCGCCCGCGCGCACCTGGTGCCGGAGGCCACCATGGCGCAGCGGATCAGCCGGGCGAAGCAGCGGATACGAGGTCTGCCGTTCCGGCAGCCCGGCGCGGCGGACCGCGACGCCCGCCTCGCCGCCGTGCTGCAGGTGCTCTATCTGATCTTCAACGAGGGGTACACGGCGACCTCCGGCCGCCACCTGCACCGCGCCGACCTGGCGGCGGAGGCGATCCGCCTGGCTCGTGCCGTCCGCCGGCTGCTGCCGGAGGAAGGCGCGGTGACCGGGCTGCTGGCGCTGATGCTGCTCACGGACGCCCGCAGCGCCGCCCGCACCGGCCCGCACGGAGAGCTGATCCCACTCGACGAGCAGGACCGCACCCGCTGGGACCGCGCGGCGATCGCCGAGGGCACCCGACTGGTGGAGGAGGCGCTGACGCAGGGTCCGGCGGGTCCGTACCAACTGCAGGCGGCGATCGCCGCGTTGCACGACGAAGCCCCGAGCGCCGCCGGGACGGACTGGCCGCAGATCCTCGCGCTCTACGACGTTCTCGTCGCCCGCGCCCCCGAACCGATGGCCGAGCTCGGCCGGGCGGTCGCGACGGCCATGGTGCACGGCCCGCGTGCCGGTCTCACCGAAGTGGCCCGCCTGGAGGAGGGGCTGAGCGGCAACCACCGGCTGGAGTCCGTACGGGCGCACCTGCTGGAGAAGGCGGGCGACCTCGAGGCGGCCCGTGCCGCCTACCGCTCGGCGGCCGCCATGACCCTGAGCATCCCGGAGGCCCGCTACCTGCGGGCCAGGGCCGACCGGCTGAGCCCGTGA
- a CDS encoding tRNA adenosine deaminase-associated protein has translation MYFAALLARTHDGWEASDTELDDVETLSDLTDLAREASVDEDTVLVFIEQEDAWFGVLRVEGEEDPRIFVSDAAAAARSSYGEILTNELLGGDDDDPAADLDALDLDGTEDGEPEEDGTDTVDLPAQAGETVPTGPAGDREILADLGLSEKELLALETDALSEIADALGAGEVLETVR, from the coding sequence GTGTACTTCGCCGCACTGCTCGCGCGCACTCATGACGGGTGGGAAGCGAGCGACACAGAGCTCGACGATGTGGAGACCCTGTCGGATCTGACCGACCTGGCCCGCGAAGCCTCGGTGGACGAGGACACGGTCCTCGTCTTCATCGAGCAGGAGGACGCCTGGTTCGGTGTCCTCCGGGTCGAGGGCGAGGAGGACCCTCGGATCTTCGTCTCGGACGCGGCCGCTGCCGCACGCTCCTCCTATGGGGAGATCCTCACCAACGAACTGCTCGGCGGGGACGACGACGACCCCGCCGCCGACCTCGACGCGCTGGACCTCGACGGTACGGAGGACGGAGAACCGGAGGAGGACGGGACGGACACGGTCGACCTGCCCGCCCAGGCCGGCGAAACCGTGCCGACGGGCCCGGCGGGCGACCGCGAGATCCTCGCGGATCTCGGGCTGTCCGAGAAGGAACTGCTGGCGCTGGAGACCGACGCGCTGTCGGAGATCGCGGACGCGCTCGGCGCCGGCGAGGTACTGGAGACCGTGCGCTAG
- the upp gene encoding uracil phosphoribosyltransferase, translating to MRIHVVDHPLVAHKLTTLRDRRTDSPTFRRLADELVTLLAYEATRDVRTEQVDIETPVTGTTGVKLSHPRPLVVPILRAGLGMLDGMVRLLPTAEVGFLGMIRNEETLEASTYATRMPEDLSGRQVYVLDPMLATGGTLVAAIRELIKRGADDVTAVVLLAAPEGVEVMERELAGTPVTVVTASVDERLNEHGYIVPGLGDAGDRMYGSAE from the coding sequence ATGCGGATCCACGTTGTCGACCACCCCCTGGTGGCGCACAAACTCACCACGCTGCGCGACAGGCGCACCGATTCCCCCACCTTCCGGCGGCTCGCCGACGAGCTGGTCACCCTGCTCGCCTACGAGGCCACCCGGGACGTGCGTACCGAGCAGGTCGACATCGAGACCCCGGTGACGGGCACGACCGGCGTGAAGCTGTCCCACCCGCGTCCGCTGGTGGTGCCGATCCTGCGGGCCGGTCTCGGCATGCTGGACGGCATGGTCCGGCTGCTGCCGACCGCCGAGGTGGGCTTCCTCGGGATGATCCGCAACGAGGAGACGCTCGAGGCGTCCACGTACGCGACGCGTATGCCGGAGGACCTTTCCGGGCGCCAGGTGTACGTGCTGGACCCGATGCTGGCGACGGGCGGGACGCTGGTCGCCGCGATCCGCGAGCTGATCAAGCGCGGCGCGGACGATGTGACCGCGGTCGTGCTGCTGGCGGCGCCGGAGGGCGTCGAGGTGATGGAGCGCGAGCTGGCGGGCACGCCGGTGACCGTCGTGACGGCCTCGGTGGACGAGCGCCTGAACGAGCACGGATACATCGTGCCGGGCCTCGGCGACGCGGGTGACCGCATGTACGGGTCCGCGGAGTAG
- a CDS encoding HhH-GPD-type base excision DNA repair protein, whose product MEATIHLAQQPEADELLGRSPLAALIGMLLDQQIPMEWAFTGPYTVAQRLGTDDLDAAEIAAYDPDAFTELLRERPAVHRYPASMAKRVQELCRFLVDEYGGDASAVWTEAADGADLLARLKALPGFGEQKAQIFLALLGKQYGVRPEGWREAAGAYGEKDSYRSAADITGPESLARVRAYKQEKKAAAKAAKATQTARTLKATKTAKTAKSTKSTKSPRKP is encoded by the coding sequence ATGGAAGCCACGATTCACCTCGCCCAGCAACCGGAGGCCGACGAACTCCTCGGCCGCAGCCCTCTCGCCGCCCTGATCGGGATGCTCCTCGACCAGCAGATCCCCATGGAGTGGGCGTTCACCGGCCCGTACACCGTGGCGCAGCGGCTGGGCACCGACGATCTCGACGCCGCAGAGATCGCCGCCTACGACCCGGACGCCTTCACCGAACTTCTGCGGGAGAGGCCGGCGGTCCACCGCTACCCGGCGTCGATGGCCAAGCGGGTCCAGGAACTGTGCCGGTTCCTCGTCGACGAGTACGGCGGCGACGCGAGCGCCGTCTGGACCGAAGCGGCCGACGGCGCGGATCTTCTGGCGAGGCTGAAGGCGCTCCCGGGCTTCGGCGAGCAGAAGGCGCAGATCTTTCTGGCCCTCCTGGGCAAGCAGTACGGCGTACGTCCGGAGGGCTGGCGGGAGGCGGCCGGCGCGTACGGCGAGAAGGACTCCTACCGGTCGGCGGCCGACATCACCGGCCCCGAATCGCTCGCCAGGGTGCGGGCGTACAAGCAGGAGAAGAAGGCCGCCGCCAAGGCCGCCAAGGCCACGCAGACCGCCAGGACCCTGAAGGCGACGAAGACGGCCAAGACGGCCAAGTCCACCAAGTCGACGAAGTCGCCCAGGAAGCCCTGA
- a CDS encoding LytR C-terminal domain-containing protein, producing the protein MSMLTPPGMGGKYRITGDKYPRMRRPRNRRRIVLAAVAAVAALGLAGWGTVQLIDAFTGGGAKTSASGGGTRCKPAPSPSAAPPPPLPRQITVNVYNATPRAGLAKSTADELKKRGFKIGKVANAPAAYDKKVPGTAVLLGATTAQNGAFRVLGTQVQGFQAKTDTRRTADVDFIIGTAFKALDAKANADVALAALSQPKPAPSGTC; encoded by the coding sequence ATGAGCATGCTGACTCCCCCCGGCATGGGCGGAAAGTACCGCATCACGGGCGACAAGTACCCACGAATGCGACGCCCCCGGAACCGCCGCAGGATCGTCCTTGCGGCTGTCGCCGCGGTGGCCGCGCTGGGCCTCGCAGGCTGGGGGACGGTGCAGCTCATCGACGCGTTCACGGGCGGCGGCGCGAAGACCTCGGCGAGCGGTGGCGGCACACGGTGCAAGCCCGCCCCCTCCCCCTCCGCGGCGCCCCCGCCGCCGCTGCCACGCCAGATCACGGTGAACGTCTACAACGCGACGCCGCGCGCCGGCCTGGCCAAGTCGACGGCCGACGAGTTGAAGAAACGTGGCTTCAAGATCGGCAAGGTCGCGAACGCACCGGCGGCCTACGACAAGAAGGTCCCCGGCACCGCCGTACTGCTCGGAGCGACCACCGCCCAGAACGGCGCCTTCCGGGTGCTCGGCACCCAGGTGCAGGGCTTCCAGGCGAAGACCGACACCCGCAGGACGGCCGACGTCGACTTCATCATCGGCACCGCGTTCAAGGCCCTCGACGCGAAGGCGAACGCGGACGTCGCCCTCGCGGCCCTCTCGCAGCCGAAGCCGGCGCCTTCCGGCACGTGCTAG
- a CDS encoding type II toxin-antitoxin system VapB family antitoxin, with protein sequence MIFKRIGNGRPYPDHGRESTRQWADVAPRPVRLDQLVTTKGQLDLETLLAEDSTFYGDLFAHVVKWQGDLYLEDGLHRAVRAALQQRQVLHARVLELG encoded by the coding sequence GTGATCTTCAAGCGCATCGGTAACGGGCGGCCGTATCCCGACCACGGCCGGGAAAGCACCCGGCAGTGGGCGGATGTCGCGCCGCGCCCGGTCCGCCTCGATCAGCTCGTGACCACCAAGGGACAGCTGGATCTCGAGACGCTGCTCGCAGAGGACTCGACGTTCTACGGAGACCTCTTCGCCCACGTCGTGAAGTGGCAGGGCGACCTCTATCTGGAGGACGGCCTGCACCGCGCCGTGCGCGCGGCCCTCCAGCAGCGTCAGGTCCTGCACGCCCGCGTGCTCGAGCTGGGCTGA
- a CDS encoding Dabb family protein: MIRHLVLFKLNEGVERDEPRVVAGVKAFQELDGVVPELEFWECAWNITDRPIAYDFAINSAVADRDALKRYIEHPAHQAAAGQWREFATWVIADYEF, encoded by the coding sequence TTGATCCGCCATCTGGTCCTCTTCAAGCTCAACGAGGGTGTCGAGCGCGACGAGCCCCGCGTCGTCGCCGGAGTGAAGGCCTTCCAGGAGCTGGACGGGGTCGTACCGGAGCTGGAGTTCTGGGAGTGCGCCTGGAACATCACGGACCGGCCGATCGCCTACGACTTCGCCATCAACTCGGCCGTGGCCGACAGGGACGCGCTGAAGCGGTACATCGAGCATCCGGCCCACCAGGCGGCCGCCGGACAGTGGCGCGAGTTCGCCACGTGGGTGATCGCCGACTACGAGTTCTGA
- a CDS encoding YciI family protein: MKYLVMIQGTQADYEAMSGNGSEHAPAWNEKEIQAMFSFMQSINDDLAESGELVDGQGLAAPAQTRHVLSGKDGRPVVTDGPYGETKEVLAGYWVLECESLDRVTEIASRITQCPVPEGTVEYPVVIRQIMDGGGDVC, encoded by the coding sequence ATGAAGTACCTGGTGATGATTCAGGGAACGCAGGCGGACTACGAGGCGATGAGCGGCAACGGCTCCGAGCACGCCCCGGCCTGGAACGAGAAGGAGATCCAGGCGATGTTCTCGTTCATGCAGAGCATCAACGACGACCTCGCCGAGTCCGGCGAGCTCGTCGACGGGCAGGGCCTGGCCGCGCCGGCGCAGACCCGGCACGTCCTGTCCGGCAAGGACGGCCGGCCGGTGGTGACGGACGGGCCGTACGGCGAGACGAAGGAGGTGCTCGCCGGGTACTGGGTCCTGGAGTGCGAGAGCCTGGACCGCGTGACGGAGATCGCGTCCCGCATCACCCAGTGCCCGGTCCCCGAAGGCACCGTCGAATACCCCGTGGTGATCCGGCAGATCATGGACGGCGGAGGCGATGTCTGCTGA
- a CDS encoding MerR family transcriptional regulator: MTADDPLGRLEDDDYPAYTMGRAAEMLGTTPAFLRAIGEARLITPLRSEGGHRRYSRYQLRVAARAREIVDQGTPIDAACRIVILEDQLEEAQRLNAEYRRSVTDQHPRTAA, translated from the coding sequence ATGACAGCAGACGACCCGCTTGGCCGTCTTGAAGACGACGACTACCCCGCCTACACGATGGGGCGAGCAGCCGAGATGCTCGGCACCACCCCCGCCTTCCTGCGGGCCATCGGCGAAGCAAGGCTGATCACTCCGCTGCGCTCGGAAGGTGGCCACCGCCGCTACTCCCGTTACCAGTTGAGGGTCGCCGCCCGAGCCCGCGAAATTGTGGACCAGGGGACCCCTATCGACGCTGCGTGCCGGATCGTGATCCTCGAGGACCAACTCGAGGAAGCGCAGCGACTCAACGCCGAATACCGCCGCTCCGTAACCGACCAGCACCCTCGGACCGCAGCCTGA
- the tadA gene encoding tRNA adenosine(34) deaminase TadA translates to MRLALGEADRAAQGGDVPVGAVVLSGEGTILAVGHNEREATGDPTAHAEVLAIRRAAAVLGEWRLTGCTLVVTLEPCTMCAGALVQSRVARVVYGARDDKAGAAGSLWDVVRDRRLNHRPEVVSGVLGEECSKQLTAFFRDRPGDR, encoded by the coding sequence ATGCGCCTTGCCCTCGGCGAGGCGGACCGCGCGGCGCAGGGCGGCGACGTGCCGGTCGGCGCCGTCGTCCTCTCCGGGGAAGGCACGATCCTCGCCGTCGGGCACAACGAGCGGGAGGCGACGGGCGACCCGACGGCGCACGCCGAGGTGCTGGCGATCCGCAGGGCCGCCGCCGTCCTCGGCGAGTGGCGGCTGACCGGCTGCACGCTCGTCGTGACGTTGGAGCCGTGCACGATGTGCGCCGGCGCGCTCGTGCAGTCGCGGGTGGCGCGCGTGGTCTACGGCGCCCGGGACGACAAGGCCGGCGCGGCCGGCTCACTGTGGGACGTCGTGCGGGACCGTCGGCTCAACCACCGGCCCGAAGTCGTGAGCGGGGTGCTGGGCGAGGAGTGCTCCAAACAGCTCACGGCGTTCTTCCGCGACCGGCCGGGCGACCGCTGA
- a CDS encoding lysyl oxidase family protein, with product MTRSHHARLWRPAIAAGAAIAVTAGVVAAAPDARKAQTKPKFSLIAASTSVTLDSWKEEPGVYLDLGTYLTAENGPLELKVTRKSYKDPVVATQIIRQGNKAPRTKTLPAGLVKDFSGLPGFVRITVTDAAGKTVVTKDEAFCPNNASGRVRPDAPAKSKYPQSCPTNPFTLGSVWGVENGWASNTYSGFYTAPVALPAGKYTAKVSVAKRYRDLFGIADKPQTISVTVRERSWEEGARASAAKEHAGHAAGHSGHSATRAAAPAAPTSGAGPSYNAGHGPYPSAPPAVPWAIKKAALKAAQAGDGAGRTDGSRQAPALSPNANRPTGKASVPDVPKPDLRSLPAYGIQISDGGDDVPGKDYLAFSANVWNAGPAQLVVDGFRSPGKKLMDAYQYFYDAKGKQVGYAPTGTMEWDPRPGHEHWHFTDFASYRLLKADQKEAVRSGKEAFCLANTDAVDYTVKNANWHPENTDLSTACGQENSISVREVLDVGSGDTYTQDLPGQSFDITDLPNGTYYIQVLANPEKRLQETDLDNNSALRKVVLGGKPGARTVKVPAHDLVDAN from the coding sequence ATGACCAGATCCCACCATGCCCGCCTGTGGCGCCCCGCGATCGCCGCGGGCGCGGCGATCGCCGTCACCGCCGGTGTCGTCGCCGCAGCACCCGACGCCCGGAAGGCACAGACCAAGCCGAAGTTCAGTCTGATCGCCGCCTCCACGTCGGTCACCCTCGACTCCTGGAAGGAAGAGCCCGGCGTCTACCTCGACCTCGGGACCTACCTCACCGCCGAGAACGGCCCGCTCGAGCTCAAGGTGACCCGCAAGTCCTACAAGGACCCGGTCGTCGCCACGCAGATCATCCGGCAGGGCAACAAGGCACCCAGGACCAAGACGCTGCCCGCCGGGCTCGTGAAGGACTTCTCCGGGCTTCCCGGCTTCGTCCGGATCACGGTCACCGACGCGGCCGGCAAGACCGTGGTGACCAAGGACGAGGCGTTCTGCCCGAACAACGCCTCCGGCCGGGTCCGCCCCGACGCCCCTGCGAAGTCGAAGTATCCGCAGAGCTGTCCCACGAACCCCTTCACGCTCGGCTCGGTGTGGGGTGTGGAGAACGGCTGGGCGTCCAACACGTACTCCGGCTTCTACACCGCCCCGGTCGCCCTGCCGGCCGGCAAGTACACCGCGAAGGTGTCCGTGGCGAAGCGCTACCGGGACCTGTTCGGCATCGCGGACAAGCCGCAGACGATCAGCGTGACCGTGCGGGAGCGCAGCTGGGAGGAGGGCGCGCGCGCGTCCGCGGCCAAGGAGCACGCGGGCCACGCGGCCGGCCACTCGGGACACAGCGCTACGCGCGCCGCCGCTCCCGCGGCGCCCACGAGCGGCGCCGGCCCCTCGTACAACGCCGGCCACGGGCCCTACCCGTCCGCTCCGCCCGCCGTGCCCTGGGCGATCAAGAAGGCCGCTCTCAAGGCCGCGCAGGCAGGTGACGGGGCCGGGCGGACCGACGGCTCCCGGCAGGCCCCCGCGCTGTCGCCCAACGCGAACCGGCCGACCGGCAAGGCGTCCGTGCCTGACGTGCCGAAGCCGGACCTGCGGTCGCTGCCGGCGTACGGCATCCAGATCAGCGACGGCGGGGACGACGTCCCCGGCAAGGACTACCTGGCGTTCAGCGCCAACGTGTGGAACGCGGGCCCCGCGCAGCTGGTGGTGGACGGATTCCGCTCCCCCGGCAAGAAGCTGATGGACGCCTACCAGTACTTCTACGACGCCAAGGGCAAGCAGGTCGGCTACGCCCCGACCGGCACCATGGAGTGGGACCCGCGGCCGGGTCACGAGCACTGGCACTTCACCGACTTCGCCAGTTACCGGCTGCTCAAGGCCGACCAGAAGGAAGCGGTGCGCAGCGGCAAGGAGGCCTTCTGCCTGGCCAACACCGACGCCGTCGACTACACGGTGAAGAACGCCAACTGGCACCCGGAGAACACGGACCTGTCCACCGCGTGCGGCCAGGAGAACTCGATCTCCGTCCGTGAGGTGCTGGACGTGGGCTCCGGCGACACCTACACCCAGGACCTGCCGGGCCAGTCCTTCGACATCACCGACCTGCCCAACGGCACCTACTACATCCAGGTGCTGGCCAACCCGGAGAAGCGGCTGCAGGAGACCGATCTCGACAACAACAGCGCACTCCGCAAGGTCGTGCTGGGCGGCAAGCCGGGCGCCCGCACGGTGAAGGTGCCGGCGCACGACCTGGTCGACGCCAACTGA
- a CDS encoding M28 family metallopeptidase has protein sequence MATVAAAALATPLLLASASPSAAHRQDPGDRAAMDASKLARKLVQKSSADDAFEHLEKFQQIADSTGGHRAAGSLGHDASAAYVYQQMKKYGYDVSYQRFDFIYTETLAEKLSVLSPAPRDVEIAAMTYTKSTPVGGIKAAVAAVPVDDTTGCEAADYTSGTFTGKIALIKRGGCSFAEKQAAAAAAGAVGAIVYNNTEGTLSGTLGDQASAKIPTGGITQAEGEKLAADLAKGPLEVSFEVRELQEKRSTNNVIAETRRGNAANTVMLGAHLDSVTAGPGINDNGSGSAGLLEVAEELAKREKQPTNKVRFAWWSAEENGLLGSEHYVANLSSLGKKEIKLYLNFDMIASPNYGLFVYDGDNSDGVGSGAGPAGSAQLERDINEFLDKRGTPHEGTDFTGRSDYGPFIEVGIPSGGTFTGAEGIKTEAQAKKFGGSAGIAYDVNYHAAGDDISNINMKAFAVNIGIIANAVGTYAHDISSLRKPVTTVPTDGDAGSGGGLHDGHDHEVTE, from the coding sequence GTGGCCACCGTGGCCGCTGCCGCACTCGCGACCCCGCTCCTGCTGGCGTCCGCCTCCCCGTCCGCTGCGCACCGTCAGGACCCGGGCGACCGGGCGGCCATGGACGCGTCGAAGCTGGCACGGAAGCTGGTCCAGAAGTCGTCCGCGGACGACGCATTCGAGCACCTTGAGAAGTTCCAGCAGATAGCGGACAGCACGGGCGGCCACCGCGCCGCCGGCTCGCTCGGACACGACGCCTCCGCCGCGTACGTGTACCAGCAGATGAAGAAGTACGGGTACGACGTCTCGTACCAGCGCTTCGACTTCATCTACACGGAGACGCTCGCCGAGAAGCTCTCCGTTCTCTCACCGGCCCCGCGTGACGTCGAGATCGCGGCCATGACGTACACCAAGTCCACTCCTGTGGGCGGCATCAAGGCCGCTGTGGCGGCGGTGCCCGTGGACGACACGACGGGCTGCGAGGCGGCCGACTACACGTCGGGCACCTTCACCGGCAAGATCGCGCTGATCAAGCGTGGCGGCTGCAGCTTCGCCGAGAAGCAGGCCGCCGCGGCCGCCGCCGGCGCGGTCGGCGCCATCGTCTACAACAACACCGAGGGCACCCTCTCCGGCACCTTGGGCGACCAGGCCTCCGCGAAGATCCCGACGGGCGGCATCACGCAGGCCGAGGGCGAGAAGCTCGCCGCCGACCTCGCCAAGGGCCCGCTCGAGGTCTCCTTCGAGGTCCGTGAGCTCCAGGAGAAGCGCAGCACCAACAACGTGATCGCGGAGACCCGCCGGGGCAACGCCGCCAACACGGTGATGCTCGGCGCCCACCTCGACTCGGTGACCGCCGGCCCCGGCATCAACGACAACGGCTCCGGCTCCGCCGGACTGCTCGAGGTCGCGGAGGAGCTCGCCAAGCGGGAGAAGCAGCCCACCAACAAGGTGCGCTTCGCCTGGTGGTCGGCCGAGGAGAACGGACTGCTCGGCTCCGAGCACTACGTCGCGAACCTCAGCAGCCTGGGGAAGAAGGAGATCAAGCTCTACCTCAACTTCGACATGATCGCGTCGCCGAACTACGGACTCTTCGTCTACGACGGCGACAACTCCGACGGCGTCGGTTCCGGCGCGGGCCCGGCGGGCTCCGCGCAGCTCGAGCGTGACATCAACGAGTTCCTCGACAAGCGGGGCACCCCGCACGAGGGCACCGACTTCACCGGCCGCTCCGACTACGGGCCGTTCATCGAGGTCGGCATCCCGTCCGGCGGCACCTTCACCGGCGCGGAGGGCATCAAGACCGAGGCGCAGGCCAAGAAGTTCGGCGGCTCCGCGGGCATCGCGTACGACGTGAACTACCACGCCGCGGGCGACGACATCAGCAACATCAACATGAAGGCGTTCGCCGTCAACATCGGCATCATCGCCAACGCCGTGGGCACCTACGCCCACGACATCAGCTCGCTGCGCAAGCCGGTCACCACCGTCCCGACGGACGGCGACGCGGGCAGCGGCGGCGGCCTGCACGACGGCCACGACCACGAAGTGACCGAGTAA